A genomic region of Desulfosarcina ovata subsp. ovata contains the following coding sequences:
- a CDS encoding DsrE family protein, with translation MKKVALFVFNGDPVCFIHVLLNGLDLQAKGMAGRIIVEGAATALLPKLADQGNPLHKLWEKAKSQGIVDGVCKGCAHKMGTAEEAVKQGLPLLDDMSGHPSMSAYMEAGFEVISF, from the coding sequence ATGAAAAAAGTCGCACTTTTCGTTTTCAACGGCGATCCGGTCTGTTTTATTCACGTCCTGCTTAACGGCCTTGACCTGCAGGCCAAAGGAATGGCCGGCCGCATCATTGTGGAAGGGGCGGCAACGGCCCTTCTGCCCAAGCTGGCCGACCAGGGAAACCCCCTGCACAAATTATGGGAAAAGGCCAAAAGCCAAGGCATCGTGGATGGCGTCTGCAAGGGATGCGCCCACAAAATGGGCACCGCGGAAGAAGCCGTCAAACAGGGGCTGCCCCTTCTGGACGACATGTCCGGCCACCCCTCCATGTCCGCTTACATGGAGGCGGGCTTTGAGGTGATCTCCTTCTGA
- a CDS encoding DVU0298 family protein, whose translation MAYRQLKRRIGDLLGQDDFTAALETIGQLPGRQAINPLFGFFYSGDETIRWRAITAMGTVVCQLAETAMESARVVMRRLMWNLNDESGGIGWGSPEAMGEITAGHAGLAGEYGRILISYIDPAGNFLEYEQLQRGSLWGVGRLAHARPVLVQPAADHLCAFFDAADPTLRGTAIWAAAPILNPDICTRIAAHGSDDAPLRLYRQMRITKTTVAELARAALAGCGQHD comes from the coding sequence ATGGCTTACCGTCAGCTTAAGCGCCGTATCGGGGATCTGCTCGGTCAGGATGATTTTACCGCCGCCTTGGAAACCATCGGGCAGCTACCCGGTCGCCAGGCCATCAATCCCCTCTTCGGGTTCTTTTACTCGGGAGACGAAACGATCCGCTGGCGGGCCATCACCGCCATGGGAACAGTGGTCTGCCAACTGGCCGAAACGGCGATGGAATCGGCCCGCGTGGTGATGCGTCGGCTCATGTGGAATCTCAACGACGAGTCCGGCGGCATCGGCTGGGGTTCGCCCGAAGCCATGGGCGAAATCACCGCCGGCCATGCCGGACTGGCCGGCGAATACGGCCGCATCCTGATCTCGTACATTGATCCGGCCGGCAATTTTCTCGAGTACGAACAGCTTCAGCGCGGGTCGCTGTGGGGGGTGGGCCGCCTGGCCCATGCCCGACCGGTGCTGGTCCAACCGGCGGCCGACCATCTTTGCGCATTTTTTGACGCTGCCGATCCCACCCTGCGGGGAACGGCCATCTGGGCCGCCGCACCCATCCTTAACCCGGACATATGCACCCGCATAGCGGCCCACGGTTCGGATGATGCACCGTTGCGGCTTTACCGGCAAATGCGCATCACCAAGACCACAGTGGCCGAACTGGCCCGGGCAGCCCTTGCCGGCTGCGGACAGCATGATTGA
- a CDS encoding ferredoxin, translating to MKIPVVDIGRCTLCMGCVAVCLEVFRQNDAGYIEVVEMIEYPEAAVDEAIKYCPEDCICWEEQ from the coding sequence ATGAAAATACCTGTGGTTGATATCGGCCGCTGCACCTTGTGCATGGGCTGCGTGGCCGTCTGTCTGGAGGTGTTCCGCCAAAACGACGCCGGGTACATCGAGGTCGTCGAAATGATCGAATACCCGGAAGCGGCCGTGGATGAAGCCATTAAATACTGCCCGGAAGACTGCATCTGCTGGGAAGAACAGTGA